The region CTCCGAACCGATGTACGCCCGCGCCAAGTACGGCGTCGGCTACCTGCCGCAGGAACCCTCGGTGTTCCGCAAGCTCAGCGTCGCCGACAACCTGCGCCTGGTGCTGGAACTGCGCGACGACCTCGACCGCGCCGGCATCGAGCGCGAGCTGGCCAGCCTGATGGACGAGCTGCAGGTGACCCACGTCGCCGAGCAGCTCGGCGCCAGCCTGTCCGGCGGCGAGCGCCGCCGCGTCGAGATCGCCCGCGCCCTGGCCGCCCGCCCGCGCCTGATGCTGCTGGACGAACCCTTCGCCGGCGTCGACCCCATTTCGGTCGGCGAGATCCAGCGAATCGTGCGCCATCTCAAGAATCGCGGCATCGGAGTGTTGATCACGGACCATAACGTCCGTGAAACCTTGGGCATTTGCGACCGGGCGTATATCCTGAACGACGGTGGCGTGCTCGCGCAGGGGGCTCCGGACGCGCTGCTGGCCAATCCCGATGTCCGCCGTGTCTATCTGGGCGAGCAGTTCCGTCTGTAACCTAGCGGTTGCCGGGCGCGGACGGCGCCCACGACGCGCGGCCCGGGCCGACAGCCATCTCAGGTCGCGTTAGCAATCGATGATGAAGCCCCGCCTCCAAGCCTCGCTCGGACAACAGCTGGTGATGACGCCGCAATTGCGGCAGGCGATTCGCCTGCTGCAGCTGTCGGCCGTCGAACTGGAAGCCGAACTGGCCACCGCGATCGAGAG is a window of Lysobacter antibioticus DNA encoding:
- the lptB gene encoding LPS export ABC transporter ATP-binding protein — its product is MLVAQGLRKAYRSREVVRDFGLTLDAGEVVGLLGPNGAGKTTCFYMIVGLVPADAGQIVLDGKDITSEPMYARAKYGVGYLPQEPSVFRKLSVADNLRLVLELRDDLDRAGIERELASLMDELQVTHVAEQLGASLSGGERRRVEIARALAARPRLMLLDEPFAGVDPISVGEIQRIVRHLKNRGIGVLITDHNVRETLGICDRAYILNDGGVLAQGAPDALLANPDVRRVYLGEQFRL